Proteins encoded together in one candidate division WOR-3 bacterium window:
- the rsgA gene encoding ribosome small subunit-dependent GTPase A produces the protein MHFWDYVLETKFKDAESYCREKNTEIGLVVSQERDRYKVFTKKNKILAEVSGKMEYFAVSPLDFPAVGDIVVVKTCNGESKGIIEEILPRKNYISRKEVTGRKKDENILNFQVIASNVDSVFIVQSLDSNFSPRRVERYLVVIKESKARPIILLSKRDLLSEKEAEEKIGLIIKESPEVKVLAYSAVENTGINEIKSEISAGDVFCMLGSSGAGKSTLINTLLGQDLLEVSEVRSYDSKGRHTTSRRQMMFIDGGSALIDTPGMREIGICDGESSPDEIFQEIQKIAGQCRFADCTHRSEPGCMVRAALENGLIEKKRYDSYLKLNREKNFLAKTKPSARGYKNEREKKIAKISRQRKDFFG, from the coding sequence ATGCATTTTTGGGACTACGTTTTAGAAACTAAATTCAAGGACGCAGAGTCGTACTGCAGAGAAAAAAACACAGAAATTGGACTCGTGGTTTCGCAGGAAAGAGACAGGTACAAAGTTTTTACAAAAAAAAATAAAATTCTCGCCGAAGTTTCCGGCAAAATGGAATATTTTGCCGTGTCCCCTCTTGATTTTCCGGCCGTCGGCGATATCGTCGTGGTTAAAACCTGCAACGGAGAAAGCAAGGGCATAATTGAAGAAATCCTGCCGAGGAAAAATTACATCTCCCGAAAAGAAGTGACAGGCAGGAAAAAAGATGAAAATATATTAAATTTCCAGGTCATTGCCTCGAATGTAGATTCAGTTTTCATCGTTCAGAGCCTGGACAGCAACTTCAGCCCGAGAAGGGTTGAGAGGTATCTCGTCGTAATAAAGGAAAGCAAAGCCAGACCAATAATCCTTTTAAGCAAAAGGGATCTTTTAAGCGAAAAAGAGGCGGAGGAGAAAATTGGTTTAATAATCAAGGAGTCTCCTGAAGTCAAAGTTTTAGCATACAGCGCTGTCGAAAACACAGGCATCAATGAAATTAAAAGCGAGATTTCGGCAGGAGATGTATTTTGCATGCTCGGCTCTTCGGGTGCGGGTAAGTCGACACTCATAAACACGCTTCTTGGACAAGACCTCCTCGAAGTGTCCGAAGTCAGATCCTACGATTCTAAGGGCAGGCACACCACTTCGAGAAGGCAGATGATGTTTATTGATGGTGGAAGCGCTCTCATCGACACCCCGGGTATGAGAGAAATTGGAATATGCGACGGCGAGTCCAGCCCTGACGAAATATTTCAGGAAATACAAAAAATTGCGGGGCAGTGTAGATTTGCCGACTGCACTCACAGGTCTGAACCAGGCTGTATGGTCAGGGCGGCTCTTGAAAACGGTTTAATAGAAAAGAAACGGTACGACAGCTATTTAAAGCTGAACAGAGAAAAGAATTTCCTCGCTAAAACGAAACCATCTGCAAGAGGGTACAAAAATGAACGGGAAAAGAAAATAGCAAAGATTTCCCGCCAGAGGAAAGATTTCTTTGGATGA
- a CDS encoding PLP-dependent aminotransferase family protein — MSPILTKGGPVSLQYDLLYSENAKAFKKSAIRELLKLTAKPNIISFAGGLPHHDTFPIPHIKEIVTGILEKEGKKILQYSTTEGDQGLKEELCKWLAKDGVQTTPDKMLIVSASQQALDLIARIFLNPGDTCIVGLPTYLGFIQSAAAVRGTMIGIPLDDDGMKTDFVEETIKKLINEGKKPKFIYVIPDFQNPAGVTMSLERRKKLLEIAEEFEMIIIEDSPYRKLRYSGKALPSIFELDNGRGYVVTLYTFSKIFLPGFRLGWIIGPKHVIEKMVLAKQGMDLCTSLFTQAISREYIRADLLDERIEKNIVLYSKKRKKMLEALEKYMPKMEGLKWTKPEGGLFLWLSLPQNINTDRMFYKAVEENVAYVIGSAFYCDGGGQNTMRLNFSYPSEEEIDIGIQRLAKVIEKEKETIDKGLNNIFPQSP; from the coding sequence ATGTCACCAATTCTAACCAAAGGAGGTCCTGTGTCTCTCCAATATGATCTTTTATATTCTGAAAACGCCAAAGCTTTCAAGAAATCCGCCATCAGAGAACTTCTGAAGCTGACAGCAAAACCGAATATAATTTCTTTCGCGGGTGGGCTTCCCCACCACGACACTTTTCCGATACCTCATATTAAGGAAATCGTGACAGGCATATTGGAAAAAGAGGGAAAAAAAATCCTTCAGTATTCTACGACAGAGGGAGACCAGGGCTTGAAAGAAGAGCTTTGCAAGTGGCTGGCAAAAGACGGTGTCCAAACAACCCCTGACAAGATGTTGATAGTCAGCGCTTCACAGCAGGCTCTTGACCTTATCGCGAGAATTTTCCTCAACCCTGGAGACACTTGTATAGTGGGACTTCCAACATACCTGGGCTTCATCCAGTCCGCGGCGGCAGTCAGAGGCACCATGATAGGAATCCCTCTCGACGACGACGGAATGAAAACCGACTTTGTAGAGGAAACAATAAAAAAACTGATAAACGAAGGAAAAAAACCTAAGTTTATATACGTAATACCGGATTTTCAAAATCCTGCCGGCGTCACAATGTCACTGGAAAGGAGAAAAAAACTTCTCGAAATAGCCGAAGAATTCGAAATGATAATAATCGAAGATTCACCCTACAGAAAACTGAGATACAGTGGAAAAGCCTTGCCGTCAATTTTCGAACTGGACAACGGTAGGGGCTACGTCGTAACGCTCTACACCTTTTCCAAAATATTTCTTCCGGGGTTCAGACTCGGATGGATCATCGGTCCCAAACACGTCATAGAGAAGATGGTTTTGGCAAAGCAGGGAATGGACCTTTGCACTTCACTTTTCACACAGGCGATATCCAGAGAATACATCCGGGCTGACCTCCTTGATGAGAGAATTGAAAAGAACATAGTCCTTTACAGTAAAAAAAGAAAAAAAATGCTCGAAGCCCTTGAAAAATACATGCCGAAAATGGAAGGACTGAAATGGACAAAACCAGAGGGGGGGCTTTTCCTCTGGTTGTCACTGCCGCAGAATATCAACACCGACAGGATGTTCTACAAAGCAGTAGAAGAAAACGTAGCCTACGTGATTGGAAGCGCTTTTTACTGCGACGGAGGCGGACAAAACACCATGAGGCTGAACTTTTCATATCCTTCGGAAGAAGAAATCGATATAGGAATTCAAAGGCTGGCAAAGGTTATTGAAAAAGAAAAAGAGACGATAGACAAGGGGCTCAACAATATCTTCCCCCAGTCTCCATAA
- a CDS encoding archease — translation MSHKFFDHTSDIGVELFSDTDEGLFKELALVLKEVVIGKKRNKTKLVRLVHLESFSIENLFFDFASDLVYTADTEFLLPDRLGSISVTKKLQVFCASCGN, via the coding sequence ATGAGTCATAAATTTTTCGACCACACCTCCGATATCGGGGTGGAATTGTTTTCAGACACTGATGAAGGATTATTTAAAGAATTAGCTCTCGTTTTGAAAGAAGTGGTTATCGGTAAAAAGAGAAATAAAACGAAGCTCGTACGCTTAGTTCACCTCGAATCATTTTCTATTGAAAACCTTTTTTTTGATTTTGCTTCAGACCTAGTATACACTGCCGACACCGAATTTTTGTTACCAGACAGATTGGGGTCTATTTCAGTCACAAAAAAATTACAAGTGTTTTGCGCTTCATGCGGAAATTGA